The DNA segment TCCTCCCGGGCCAGGGCCGTGAGCACCGGCCCCATCTGCCGGCAGGGCGGGCACCAGTCCGCGGTGAACTCCACCAGCACCGGCAGCTCCGCCCCGATCACCTCCGTCTCGAAGTCCGCGTCCGTCACCTCGGCCACGCCCGCCGCCTTGATCACAGCTCCTGCCCTCCCAGTTCGCACAACGGTGGTTCCCCCTCGGCCATCGCCAGCCGCAGGCCGATCTTGACCCGCACGGCCTGCAACTCGCCGATCAGCGCGTCGAGCTCGTCCAGCTTGCGCCGGTAGACCGCGAGTGAGGCGGGACACGAGTCGCCCTCCGGATGCCCGGCCCGCAGACACTCCACGAAGGGCCGGGTCTCCTCCAGGTCGAACCCGAAGTCCTGCAACGTCCTGATCTGCCGCAGCAGTTTCAGGTCGTTCTCGTCATACGTCCGATAGCCGTTGCCGCCCCGTCGCG comes from the Streptomyces sp. NBC_00443 genome and includes:
- a CDS encoding MerR family transcriptional regulator, whose protein sequence is MRIGELAARAGTTTRTLRYYESRGLLPARRGGNGYRTYDENDLKLLRQIRTLQDFGFDLEETRPFVECLRAGHPEGDSCPASLAVYRRKLDELDALIGELQAVRVKIGLRLAMAEGEPPLCELGGQEL